From the Oryctolagus cuniculus chromosome 17, mOryCun1.1, whole genome shotgun sequence genome, the window GTACCCTAATTCTAATTTCAAGTTAGTGAtgtcttttctattttcattcataGCTTTCATAGCTtttcttctgttctctttttttctggccatctctacacacacacacacacacacacacacacccctacccaCCTTTCCCACCAAATCATATATTTAATATCTACTCTGTGGATCACAAAGTCCTTGTTAGATCTAACTCTGGGTATCACCAAGATTGGCAGAATTGCCATTTCCTCCTGTCTTTTCCCAGACCTTACTATGGGAGTCCCACATGGAGCTATGTCGGCTATAAACTAATGCAgacatgggaggcagagatgataactgagtagttggatccctgctgcccatgtagagacctggattgagttccagactcccagcttcacctggcccagtcccaggcattgcaggcatttgggaagtgaatcagtagatgggagctcattCTCATCCTCAttctctcatattctctctctctctctctctctctctctccatttctttgtctCAATCTTCCCCCAACTCTATGCCTCACAGAtaacttaattaaaattatttttcgtCTCACCCCTGTCCCTCAGCCTTCCCTACCTACCTTTTCCACTCTCCAAGGAAACCAGTGTTACTCATTTTTGTGTGAAACGAGTTTCATTTTTCTCAAACGTTTGGAAATAAGATCTTCAAAGCATATACAATGAAGgtaaatataaacaatatataatatttaagaaattcataatttaaaatcatAACTGCCTACTTGTAGCATTTTTTCACTTACCAATGAGATATCAGACTAAGTGGTCATAATCCCTCTTCCTAGACTATTAAGTCtgttatgtgttttatttttacacttgATTTTAGGCAAAAGGCCgagaagaatgtattttatttttattcaagaatAATTTCTGACTTAACTACATAAGTTGAACCATGATATGACACACAAATTGTCATGAGAAATGACAGTCaattcttttcttaaatattttttctaaaattatgtgTCTAAACAGATTCCTTCTACAAATAGGAAAATGATGAAACAACAGGAAGATAAAGGACAGaaacattaaggaaatacaaatttcaataaataaatttacaagtaatcaaaaaaattcaaattcagatAGGACCTCTTTAATCACCTGTCACATCAGCAAAAAGATAGAGAGTATCTAGTGGTGAAGGGTAATGGGAAATGAATGTTGCTATGTTCTGACTGACGAGTAAGTTGATAAACAGTTTTGGTgacatttaaaattacatatcCAGGGTCTTCACCCCAATGATCCCATTTCAAATATCTGCTCTACAAAATGCTTTCCCATGTTCACAAAGAAGTATGCACAAGGATGTTCACTGCAGCAGTGCACGAAATGAGGATATAATCTAAAATCTATCAGCTGGGAAATTCTTAAATAAACATACAGCCATACTGTGCAATGTTATGCAGGAGTTTAAGTGAATAGAATAGCACTGTAAGTATTGGGAGGGAAAGAAACCCAGGACACATCACGAAGTGAAAGAATCAAGCTGCAAGATGCTACTAtttaggtaaaataaataaatacatatatatgaaaccACACAACAAACCCATTTTGCTAAATATAAACACGTATGTAGGAAAAATGCATGGGGAAAAAGTTTGGAAGGACATATGTACTAAACTCACAGCAGTGCTTACCTTGGTGGTAGGGAGTTAGGACACAAGGAAGGTTTTCACTATacctgttatttcattttttatcattaagAATAATGTAttaaatgatagaaaatgaatataaattgttTCTTAATTCAAATTCTATGGTTAAAACAACCATAGAACTAAAATCAATATATATTGATTTGTGATATGGAAGGGAAATGAGTTTTCTAAGAGGTGTTGACTTAAAAATTATGGACCAAGAAAGAGCTTATGGtgctgttagtttttttttttttttttttttggtattcatATTTGGAGAGAATACTCACAATTTGTCAGTCCAACGGTATGCTTTCCAAACATTTTCATCAATGTAGGAAATAGAGTTTTCCTGGAAATTTCTGTAAAGAAAGAGTTGGTATCCTTGAATAGGTAGGAAGAGAATGAGCAGAACAAGGAAAATAATAATTGCAACCTCATGGGGCTACTGGAATGCAGAAAATATCACCAGCTTTTTAATTTCTAGGGCTCTCAGCTTCTTACTTCACACAGTTAGTAGAGATAATGTGGAGGGCCTGGCAGAAACAATGAGGCATCGCTATAAAAGCTTAAGATCCTCCTCTCCatccatgttctctctctctcttctctctctctatttatttaataggcagagagacagagaaaagggagagacaaagggaaggaaaggtcttccatctgctggttcactccccaaatggccacaacagccagatacgtatgggtcagggtgaagccaggagctatctAGGTCTCTGAAAAGGTTGGcatgggcccaggtacttgggccttctgcagctttcccaaacacattaacaggaagctggatctgaagtggagcagccctggatttgaaccagcatgctgccctatgggataccagtgttgcaagtggcaacttaacccaccaaTCTCTTTGACAGATACTTCCAGTCAATTCCTTTCTCCAAGGAATTGATTAAACTGACTTGGTGTctaaactgactttttttttaaagatttattttatttatttgaaagacagagttacagatagaggtagagacagagagagaggtctttcatccactggttcactccccagatggccgcaacggccagagctgcgccaatccaaaaccaggagccaaggagcttcctccgggtctcccacatgggtgcagggcccaagcacttgggccatcttccactgctttcccaggccatagcagagagctggattggaagtggggcagccaggactagaaccagcacccagataggatgccggcgcttcaggccagggctttaacctgctgcaccacagcgccgacccctaaaCTGACTTCTTGTATAACTCAGTAAGAAAATGGTAAATAATttagggccaacactgtggcgtagcgggttaaagccccagcatgcaatgctggcatcccatatgggtgccggttcgagtcccagctgctccacttcccatccagctctctgctatggcctgggaaagcaatagaagatggcccaagtccttgggcccctgtgcccacgtgggagacccagaagaagctcctgactcgtggcttcggatcagcttagctctggccattgcggtcatttggggagtgaactagtggatggatgactctctctctctctctctctctctccctcctccctccaatcctccctctctttctccctctccctctgcctctctctgtaactctttcaaataaataaaaaataaagcttaaaaaaaagaaaatgataaatcaacagaaaaatggacaaaattgTATCATTATCAGCAAATATGAATAAAGATATGCTATATCAAGTAAGTCAAATGCTTTGGCCAAGTTCCCTCTGCTGAAATGTTTCAGGTATTTAATGGATAAGGACAATCAGTAATCAGAGGGACAAATGTGCTAATACGGGTAGCCTTTTAGACATACTGCAAATCACTGACCCAGGAGTGAAGTATTACCTCATTGTGGGAAAAATGCAAAAGAGGGTGATTAGAAGGAAGGACACACAGCATAATGGTAACCAGGGTTGACCTATGGATGACAGAGTATAGAGGATGGGGTGATAAAGGAAATGGGGTACAGATTTTCATTTTATCCTATGTTCTTTTTCACAAAAGTAGGAATGTACCAATgaattatgaaagtttaaaataagCTGTTAAATGCCTTGAGTTACACTGTGGATAATTTTGAGTCTTTATCTTgacctctgtcctctctcctcagaaaaaaatgcatctgtttggggccagcgctgtggtgcactaggttaatcctccgcctgtggcgctggcatcccatatgggcgctggttctagtcctggttgctcctcttctagtccagctctctgctgtggcctgggagggcagtggaggatggtccctgcatccacatgggagaccaggaagaagcacctggctcctggcttcggatcagcgtggttccggccattgcggccatttggggggtgaaccaatggaaggaagatctttctctccgtctctctctctctcactgtctgtaactctacctatcaaataaattaattaattaaattaaatatttttttaaatgcatctgtTCAGGTTATGTACAAATTTTTTTGGATGGAGCAGAAATGGTCAGGACATCTATCTGCTCATCTGCCTAGTGGACATTTCCACTCAACCAGAAACCACTTTTTAATGTTCGCCAATAAAAAGTGCCTAAAAGTGAACACATCTCCTTTCTGACTGTTCAATTTCCACCTCTTAGGCCACCATCATTCCCACCATCATCCAGGACAAAACCGTGGTGTCACGTTTTTAGCTTTTCTGTACATTCTACCCCACAGCTCTTTGGTCAATCATGAAATCTGTCCTTTCTTTGTAGCCTCCCATGACTTTCGTTCCACGTCTATCACAACTACTCTGATTTAGCCCCATGGTCACTTTACTCCTTAAgttttttctatttgatttccCTGAATTAAAATGTCCTCCCTAGGTCACTCTacatatggattttaaaaataattcctctggggcaggcttttggcctagtggttaagacaatgcTTAAGACACTTGTATTTCACACTAGAgttacctgggtttgatacccaactctgggcttcagccttcctgccaatgcaggacacaatgatgatggctcaagtagttgtgttcctgccatccatgtgagagacttgaattcttggctcttagcttcagccagCCCAATCCCtttcattgtaggcatttgggggaatgaattagtggatgagagcactgtctttctttctctctgcctcccaaataataaataaaattttttaaagaaaaatgatcaattaaaaaaatcctcccacataatgataggattaaatgtcaaaaggatcacataaacgagtgtctgctaataataactgataaaattaaaaaggagagaacgatccaacatgggaagtgggatacacagcagactcatagaatggcagatgccctaaatagcactctagcctcagaatcagcccttaaagcattcagatccagctaaaaagcccatgagagtttcttaggcatggaaagtcaagacactgtggcaaaaaaaaaaaaaaaaaaaaaaaaaaaaaacacaccaaacacctaaatgaaagatttctgtgagtgagatcccagcagaaagaatgggccaccaaagaaggaggtacctttctctgaagggaggagagaacttccactttgattatggccttgtctgaataaggtcagagtttgtgaactcaagaggcttccatagccgtggcagctcatgacaagagccttgggtgattactgacgtcataaataagagtgtcaattgttaaatcaacaacaagagtcactgtacacttgcttcccatgtaggatctctgtctttaatgtgttgtactatgcaaattaacagtaaaactactactcaaacagtactttatactttgtgtatctgtgtgggtgcaaactgttgaaatcttagtatagaacaagttgatcttctgtatataaagataaatgaaaatgaatcttgatgaagaatgggatgaaagagggagtgagagatgggatggttgcagatgggagggaggttatggggggaaaagctgctgtaaCTCAAAAGTTGCACTGTCGAAAttcatgtttattaaataaaagtttaaaaaaagaaaaaaaatcctcccaTTTTAATcatgtctctctcttgcttgAAAACTGCCAATGGTTCTCTATATCTCATTATATAACTTTGAAACCCCTGTAGCTGATATTCAAgattattcatttaatatttttcactgCTTCCTAAGTCAATTATTTTTAGTTAGAATGTCTACTAAATCCTGATCATTCCCACAGCCAAGTCTTTGCCTAGGCTGGGATCCCTGTTTTCTCCTCTGTTTATTAAGTAATATCCATTCTTAGACCCCATCTAAAGTTTTAGCTTCTCCATGCTTCAGCATGTGACTCATACACTACTTAGCCTTGTGTCGAGAACAAATGGGTGCTATATACAGAGGGACAAATATATTCAGGTCACAAATGAGGGATTGaataataatagctaatatttatatatatgttgaGCACTGACATAAAAGTATATATGTATCCACTCTTCTAAGTACACACAATCCAATTAAATGACAACTGTCATAAAtctactttacagatgaggaaattgaacaATGGGACtaaataatttgcccaaggtcacaaagctagtAAAAGAAAGACCTGTGTTCAAAGCAAGGCAATCTGGCTCCAGAATCTACTCTTAAACATTTTGTTGTATCATCACTAATGATTTGGGATAAGGTGCATGTGCAAAAATGGGAGTGAATCTAAGAATGATATGACAAGcctaaacaaaaatgaatcagGAAAAGGAGCAAGGGCAATCACAAGTGAGACTGCAGAGGGGGCACAAGAGTAAGAAGGAACAGGAGTATAAGAAAAGTTGAAAAGCAGAAGatcaaaacagaaaatcagtCAGTATAGGATGGGGACCTGAGGAGGGCCCTGGAAGATCTTCAGGAAAAGGCTACCATGGACAAGCAGGATGTAGGGAACTATGAGGAAGGGCCGTTCTTACAAGATGGTGAAGGTGCCATTGTAGCTGTTGGGCGCTGGCACAGGCACTCGGTGGAGCTTCTGTGTTGGGCTGAGACCAGTACATGACAGTGTCTCATCTCTGCAGGTACAGAGCTCACAAATGTTGATGTTTTTGGTtatgttattttccttttgcaCAGTTAAAGCATTTTCTGGCATGTAGTTTACAGAATACCGTGTGGTAGTAAGATCCAGTGTCAAAGGTTGACCTGTGATTGCAGTTAAGTTTGGGTGCTGAGTATGAACCTGGCCTGGATGTAGAGCtgtagtcttcttcagggctgtagaatgttcagcctCTGTAGTGGATACTGGTGTTTTGCTAAGCTCCAGCTTCAAAGGCTGAACTGTGACACTAGGTGACCCTGTATGCTGAGCTTCATCCTGACCTTGTGTTGGAACTGTCCCATCTTGATATACTGGAGGTTGGGTTACAACTTCCTTAGGGGGCTGAGTtggggtctcctgcatggttggaGAGGGTTCATCCACAGTACTGGGTTCTGAAGTTATGGTAAGTTCCAAGTTCAAATATTGACCAGTGACTTGAGTCAGATTTGGATGCTGAGTCTGAATCTTGTCTGAATGCAGAGCAGTAGTTGTCTTcagggctgtagaatgttcagaTTCTGTAGTGGGTTCTGGAATAATGGTGGGTTTTAAGTCCAAAGGTTGATCTGTGACACTGGCTGACACTGGAGGCTGAGTTTGATCCTGACCtggtgttggaactgtcatctTGTAATACACTGGAGATTGAGTTACAACCTCTTTAGGTGGCTCTGTAAGCTGAGTTTGAGTCTCCTGCATGTTTGGAGAAGGTTCAATCTCTTCACTGGGTTCTGGGGTTATGATAAGTCCCAGGTCCAGATGTTGAACTGTGCCTTGAGTCTGGTTTGGATGTTGAGTCTGAACCTGGCCAGGGGATGGAAGTGTCACCGCAGGGTGTTTTGGAGGAGATATGGTCTTCTTCAAAGTGATAGAATGTTCAGCCTCCATAGTGGGTTCTGGAGTAATAGTAAGCTCCAGGTCCAAAGGTTTGTGTGTGATGTTGGGTGACATTGGATATTGAGCTTGATTATGACCTGGTGTTTGAACTGTCACCGCCTGATATAGAGGAAATTGAGGTACAACTCCCTTAGTTGGCTCTTGAGGTTGATTTGGGGTATCCTGCATAGTTAGAGAAAGTTCACCCCCTGTAGTGGGTTGTGGAGTAATGGTAAGCTCCAGGTTCAGAGGTTGAAATGTGATGCTGGGTGGCTTCAGATAATGAGTTTGATCTTGAGCTGGTGTTGGAGCTGTCACCACCTGATATACTGAGCCTTGAGTTGCAATCTCCTTAGGTGGCTCTGGAAGCTGTGCTGGGTCTACCTGCTGGGTTGGAGAACGTTCAATCACTTTAATGGGATCTTGGGGTTGAGCTGGAAGATTTTCCTGGACTGGATATGGCTTCACTTTCTCAGGGGGCTCTAGGATCTGAGACAGGGCCTCATTTTTCACTGAAGAAGCTGCCAGCTTATCAGGTGGTTGTGTAGGCTGAATTGCGGCCTCTTGCTGGATTGGAGCTAGTTCCATCTCAGGGAGCTCTGGAAGCAGAGATGGATCCACCTGTTGGACTAGAGAGGGTTTCACCATGAGAGGGGCCTCGGAATGCTGAGCTAGGGCTGCCTGCAGGCTGAGATGGGATCATCTCCTGAGGAAGAGAAGATTCTGCCGCCCTACGAACCTCTGAATGTGCAACTACAACCTCCCGGGGTTCTAGAGATGGTTCTGCATTCCCAGATGCCTCTAGAGGCTGAGATGGGACCTCTGCAGGGTTAGAGAAGGATTGGCCTCCTTAAAGGGCCATGAAGGGTATCCTGAAGCCTCCTGCTGCATTGAAGATGCTTCAACCTCCTTAGGGGGCTCTGGTGGTTCAGCTAGAGCTTCCTGTTGCATTGGAAGAAATCCTACATCCTCAGGAGAATCACCTATGGCCTCTCGTTCAGCTAAGGAAGATTCTATCTTCTCTGggggttctggaggctgggaaggaggaTCAAGTTGGGTTGGAGAAAATCTAACTTCCTCAGTAGGAACTGTAGGTTGAGAAGGATCCCCTAGCTGATCTGAAGGAGTTTCAGTAGCTGAAGTGGGCTCTGGGGTTATGATAAATTCAAAATCTAGGTGTTTTGCTGTGATTTTAGGAGACTTAAATACTGACCTTTGAATGTTGTTTCTGGATCAAGAGGTGAAAATGTAGTCATCTCCTCAAAAGGAAAAAAGCTGCTTATCTCCACAGAGGATGCTAGAGGCTGAGTTGGACGTTCCTGTTGGAATGCTCTTCGTTGAACACCTACAGGGGGATTTTGAGGCAGAGCTGAATTCTCCtgctcacctgtaaaatgatCCTCAATGGCTTCTTTGGGCTGAATTAGGATCCCAGGATCAACTGAAGATTGCTGAGCCAAGACTGTCCGCTGGTCTTTCAAAGGCTTAAGCTGCACAGGGAACCCTGTGGACTGAGCTGGGGCCTCCTGCGGGGTTGAGGTTTCCACCTTATTTGCGAACTTTGAAGGTTTAACAGTGATACTGTGCAATCTTGGATGCCAAAATTGATCATGACCTGCAGGAGAAACTATTATCTTGTGATGCTCTGAGGGTTGAGCTACAACTTCTTTAGGGATCTGTGATGGCTGAAATGGAGCTTCATGCTGCATTGGGGAATTTTCAACCTTTGGGGAGTTCTGTAaactctcagctgtggcctcctGCTGCATTGAGGAGGGTTTCTCAACCTGAAAACCTTCTGTATATGGAGCTGGAGCCTCACGTTggattgaaaacattttaaactgtTCAGGAGGTTCTACAAGGAGAGCTGGAGCCTCATGCTGGGTTGTAGGTTTCACCCAATTAACTGGGATAGAGGACTGATCTATAATGTCATCAATGATTGGAGAAGTTACCACCTTCGCAGTAGGTTCTGATGTTATTATAAGGTGTAGATCTGGAGGTTTAACAGTAACATTCGGCAAAACTGAATGTTGAGTATCATGGTAACCCAGAGGTGAAATTGTCACTTGCTGTTGCTCTAGAGACAGAATTTGTTCCTGCTTCTGTGTTGAAGAAGGTTCCACATTATCAGCATGTTCAGAAGGCTGAGCCTCCACAGAAAACTCAGAAGGTTTCACTGGTAGCTCCTGCTCACTGGGATAAGGTTCAGTGTCCAGAGGAGGACCCGGAGGCTGAGCTGAGGCTTCCTGTTGGTCTACAGAAGATTCAGTCTCCATAGGAGACTCTGCTGGCTTCTCCTGTTCACTAGCAGAAGGTTCTGGCTTCACAGGAGCCTCCAGAATCTGAGCTGGTGCCACCTGCTGGGTTGGAAAAGACTCAACCTCTTTGTTAGGCTCTGAAGTGATGGTAATTGCCACATATGCAGGCTTAACTGTAACACTGGGCATGTTATACTGAAGAGTTTGATCCTGACTTGGAGGCTGAACTGCCTCCTCATGACCTGGTGGAGTCTGAGCTATACTCTGGATAAGAGATTCTGGACCTTGAGCTGGGCCCTCTTGCTGAACTGGAGGTTTGACTTCCTCAGGGGGCTTCCACGGCTGTGCTGGAGTTTCCCGCTGGCTGCCAGAAGGTTCAACCTCCTCAGGAAACTCAGAAGGGTTCATGGGTAGCTCCTGCTCACTGGGATAAGGTTCTGTGTTGaccagaggaggagcaggaggctgagctggggcttcTTGTTGGTCTACAGAAGGTTCTGTTTCCACAGGAGCCTCCAGAATCTGAGCTGGTGCCACCTGCTCTGTTGGAAAATACTCAACCTCTTTGTTAGGCTCTGAAGTTATGGTAATTGCCACATCTGCAGGCTTAACCATAATATTGGGCATGTTATAAGTTTGATCCTGACTTGGAGATTGAATTGCCTCCTCATGACCTGGTGGAGTCTGAGCTATACTCTGGATAAGAGATTCTGGACCTTGAGCTGGGCCCTCTTGCTGAACTGTAGGTTTGATTTCCTCAGGGGGCTTCCACGGCTGTGCTGGAGTTTCCCGCTGGCTGCCAGAAGGTTCAACCTCCTCAGGAAACTCAGAAGGGTTCATGGGTAGCTCCTGCTCACTGGGATAAGGTTCAGTGTCCAGAGGAGGACCCGGAGGCTGAGCTGAGGCTTCCTGTTGGTCTACAGAAGATTCAGTCTCCATAGGAGACTCTGCTGGCTTCTCCTGTTCACTAGCAGAAGGTTCTGGCTTCACAGGAGCCTCCAGAATCTGAGCTGGTGCCACCTGCTGGGTTGGAAAAGACTCAACCTCTTTGTTAGGCTCTGAAGTGATGGTAATTGCCACATATGCAGGCTTAACTGTAACACTGGGCATGTTATACTGAAGAGTTTGGTCCTGACTTGGAGGTTGAACTGCCTCCTCATGACCTGGTGGAGTCTGAGCTATACTCTGGTTAGGAGATTCTAGAATTTGAGTTGGGCCCTCTTGCTGAACTGGAGGTTTGACTTCCTCAGGAGGCTTCCAAGGCTGTTCTGGAGCTTCCATCTGGGTCCCAGAGGTTCCATTCTCTTCAGGAGAGAAAGAAGGTGGAGCTGACTGCTCTAACTCATTGGGTGAGGGTTCAGTGTCCACAGGAAAGTCTGGAGACTGAGTTGGGGCCTCCTGTTGGTCAAGAGAAGGTTCAGTCTCCACAGCAGACCCTGCATACTCAGCTGGCTTCTCCTGTTCATTGACAGGAAGTTCTGTTTGCACAGTAGCCTCCAGAATCTGAGCTGGTTCCGCTTGTTGTGTTGGAGAGGACTCAACCTTTTTGGTAGGTTCTGAAGTTATGGTAACTGCCACAAATGGAGGCTTAACTGTAACTGTAACAGTGGGCACGTTATACTGATGAGTTTGATCCTGGATTGGAGGTCGGTCTGCGACCTCCTGACCCGGTGGAGTCTGAGCTATAACACTCTCCAACAGAAATTCGGGAGCTTGAGCTGAGGACTCTTGTTGGATTGGAGGCTTGTTTTCTTCATGGGGCTTCTCAAACTGTCCTGGTGCTTGCATCAGACTTccagatggttcaaatgcttcaGCAGACTGAGAAGCTGCCTGCTCCTGCTCACTGTTAgaaggttcattctccaaaaaatAGCCTGGAGTATTTGCTGACACTTCCTGCTGGCTTAGAGAAGGTTCAGCCTCCACAGGAGACTCTGTGTACTCAACTGGTTTCTCCTGTCCACTGGGAGGTTTTGTCTGCACAGCAGTAGTTCCTAGAATCTGAggtggcgccccctgctgggttGGAGCATATGCAACCTTTTGGATAGGCTCTGAAGTGGGAACTTCCACAACTGCAGGCTTAACTGTGACACCCGGCACATTATAATAATGAGTTTGATCCTGACTTGGAGTTTGAACTGTCGGCTCATGACCTGGTCGAGTCTGTGCTACACTCTTAAACAGAGATTCTGCAACTTGTGCTGGAGCCTCTTGCTGCGCTGGGGGTTTGACTTCCTCAGGGGGCTTCCCAGGCTGTCCTCGAGCTCCCATCTGACTTCTAGATGGTTCAGTCTCTTCAGAAGACACAGAAGGTTGAGCTGGCTGCTCCTGCGCACGGTGTGAAGGTTCAGTCTCCATAGATGAGCCTGAAGGTTCAGCAGAGGCCTCCTGCAGGTCTAGAGAAGGTTCAGTCTCCACTGGAGACTCTGTGTGCTCAGCTGAATTCTCCTGTTCACCAGCAGAAGGTCCCGTCGCCACAGGAGCTCCCGGAACTTGAGGTGGCACCTCCTGCTGGGTTGGAGTTTCTACCTCTTTGCTAGGCTCTGAAGTTATGTTAAGTTCCACATCTGCAGGCTTAACTGTAACACTGGGCACATTATACTGATGAGTTTGATCCTGACTTGGAGGTTTAGTTGTTACCTCATGACCCAGTGGAGTCTGAGCTACATTCCCCAACAGAGATTCTGCAACTTGAGCTGGAGCTTCTTGCTGCTCTGGGGGTTTGATTTCCTCAGGGGGCTTCCCAGGCTGTCCTGGAGCTCCCATCTGACTTCCAGATGGTTCAGTCTCTTCAGAAGACTCAGAAGGTTGAGCTGGCTGCTCCTGCGCACTGTGAGAAAGTTTTGTGTCCATAGAAGGGCCTGGAGACTGAGCTGAGGCCTCCTCCTGGCCAAGAGAAGTTTCAGCCTCCACGGGAGACTCTGTGTACTCAACTGGTTTCTCCTGTCCACTGGGAGGTTTTGTCTGCACAG encodes:
- the LRRC37A3 gene encoding leucine-rich repeat-containing protein 37A3 isoform X4; amino-acid sequence: METEPSHRAQEQPAQPSVSSEETEPSRSQMGARGQPGKPPEEVKPPAQQEAPAQVAESLFKSVAQTRPGHEPTVQTPSQDQTHYYNVPGVTVKPAVVEVPTSEPIQKVAYAPTQQGAPPQILGTTAVQTKPPSGQEKPVEYTESPVEAEPSLSQQEVSANTPGYFLENEPSNSEQEQAASQSAEAFEPSGSLMQAPGQFEKPHEENKPPIQQESSAQAPEFLLESVIAQTPPGQEVADRPPIQDQTHQYNVPTVTVTVKPPFVAVTITSEPTKKVESSPTQQAEPAQILEATVQTELPVNEQEKPAEYAGSAVETEPSLDQQEAPTQSPDFPVDTEPSPNELEQSAPPSFSPEENGTSGTQMEAPEQPWKPPEEVKPPVQQEGPTQILESPNQSIAQTPPGHEEAVQPPSQDQTLQYNMPSVTVKPAYVAITITSEPNKEVESFPTQQVAPAQILEAPVKPEPSASEQEKPAESPMETESSVDQQEASAQPPGPPLDTEPYPSEQELPMNPSEFPEEVEPSGSQRETPAQPWKPPEEIKPTVQQEGPAQGPESLIQSIAQTPPGHEEAIQSPSQDQTYNMPNIMVKPADVAITITSEPNKEVEYFPTEQVAPAQILEAPVETEPSVDQQEAPAQPPAPPLVNTEPYPSEQELPMNPSEFPEEVEPSGSQRETPAQPWKPPEEVKPPVQQEGPAQGPESLIQSIAQTPPGHEEAVQPPSQDQTLQYNMPSVTVKPAYVAITITSEPNKEVESFPTQQVAPAQILEAPVKPEPSASEQEKPAESPMETESSVDQQEASAQPPGPPLDTEPYPSEQELPVKPSEFSVEAQPSEHADNVEPSSTQKQEQILSLEQQQVTISPLGYHDTQHSVLPNVTVKPPDLHLIITSEPTAKVVTSPIIDDIIDQSSIPVNWVKPTTQHEAPALLVEPPEQFKMFSIQREAPAPYTEGFQVEKPSSMQQEATAESLQNSPKVENSPMQHEAPFQPSQIPKEVVAQPSEHHKIIVSPAGHDQFWHPRLHSITVKPSKFANKVETSTPQEAPAQSTGFPVQLKPLKDQRTVLAQQSSVDPGILIQPKEAIEDHFTGEQENSALPQNPPVGVQRRAFQQERPTQPLASSVEISSFFPFEEMTTFSPLDPETTFKVQQVDPSLLPELPEMELAPIQQEAAIQPTQPPDKLAASSVKNEALSQILEPPEKVKPYPVQENLPAQPQDPIKVIERSPTQQVDPAQLPEPPKEIATQGSVYQVVTAPTPAQDQTHYLKPPSITFQPLNLELTITPQPTTGGELSLTMQDTPNQPQEPTKGVVPQFPLYQAVTVQTPGHNQAQYPMSPNITHKPLDLELTITPEPTMEAEHSITLKKTISPPKHPAVTLPSPGQVQTQHPNQTQGTVQHLDLGLIITPEPSEEIEPSPNMQETQTQLTEPPKEVVTQSPVYYKMTVPTPGQDQTQPPVSASVTDQPLDLKPTIIPEPTTESEHSTALKTTTALHSDKIQTQHPNLTQVTGQYLNLELTITSEPSTVDEPSPTMQETPTQPPKEVVTQPPVYQDGTVPTQGQDEAQHTGSPSVTVQPLKLELSKTPVSTTEAEHSTALKKTTALHPGQVHTQHPNLTAITGQPLTLDLTTTRYSVNYMPENALTVQKENNITKNINICELCTCRDETLSCTGLSPTQKLHRVPVPAPNSYNGTFTILNFQENSISYIDENVWKAYRWTDKLILSENYLTELHKDSFEGLLSLQYLDLSCNKIQSIERRTFEPLPFLQFINLGCNLLTELSFGTFQAWHGMQFLQKINLNHNPLTTVEDSYLFKLPALKYLDIGTTLVSLTTIENILMMTLELEKLILPSHMACCLCQFKNNIEVVCKTVKLHCDTACLTNTTHCLEEATIRNPKGAFLKALQARRKNTSTELTIEPEEEISDKSKLDVPGSMKEQPDFNDESDVMNALNYILPYLSEGNLEDAESTLLPFIRPLLSKVRDRDKHLGYLKTNKRSPSLKTVSNSTYKSKLRKLYFLQNLLDTKIKEKIDEVKRREKAAMLMQPMLLGPKFKRQIFLKKLETAQSQQNGLATTPSGRRRLQRVKKVIKGLKGLRKRLRQERRKQSIRRQRAGPLGGSFAEGGLGRAGPGELEELNHAVQRPSQGVGNSLHAEPSLTKEHEAMASPVLQEHIVGRSSAVSLVEPLPEFNNKGKDLTYTMLVLEDANARVKKMEAAKPIYSEPNYRFPKTRSHLVLRTPKAKLSRKFRRKNPLNTQVSVKRPAFLALRSLIGSPSREAFSSPGDLTSQRSPALEEVVLENVTEENPSMGDDLEGNTLVENMVELEETLPANTTRENPLAAGSAGTALSPMPTAKHTNETQREYPNMSTDAPSTPADFTYPSLSSPGDEFEIQLNQQLRSLIPNNNVRRLISHVIRTLKMDCSETHVQLACAKLISRTGLLMKLLSERQEVKVAKAEWDTDQWKTENYINESTEAQSEQKGPDSRELTKEVPGYGYNNKLILVLSVTSVVMILIMIFCFIEGLFATRAQEVHRQ